The following coding sequences lie in one Thermodesulfobacteriota bacterium genomic window:
- a CDS encoding acetyl-CoA C-acyltransferase, producing MKEVVIVSACRTAIGAFGGSLRDSNAAVLAQITMREAVKRAGIDAEIIDDIRYGCCMEPVDALNVTRVGALLAGFPDTIPAVTINRVCISSMEAVISGMAMIQAGMADVILAGGVEHMSGAPYTVPGARWGCRLQDSVFVDSMIHALHCGSHIIPHPEDGPVDADDPPLSFFKGKPYIMGHTAEFIAQHMDISREEMDEVALRSQNSAERATNDGSFRDEIVPMEIPVKKKDPIVFDKDEHFRPGLTMAQLAKLPPAFLPKIGKVTAGNSSGINDGSAGMVIMSAEKAKSLGIHPLARIKAVGRGACHPSVMGLSPVPAVKDLFTRSRLKMEDFELIELNEAFAAQYIGCERDLNLNREITNVNGSGIGLGHPVGATGARIMVTLIHAMKKRGKTLGLATLCGGGGVSMACALEIV from the coding sequence TGAAAGAGGTCGTGATTGTTTCTGCATGTCGAACGGCTATAGGCGCATTCGGCGGAAGTTTGAGGGACAGCAATGCTGCTGTTTTAGCCCAAATTACCATGAGAGAGGCGGTGAAAAGAGCCGGCATAGATGCTGAAATTATAGATGACATACGATACGGCTGTTGCATGGAACCGGTGGACGCCCTTAACGTCACCCGCGTGGGGGCACTTCTTGCCGGTTTTCCGGACACCATTCCAGCGGTAACAATTAACCGTGTTTGCATATCCTCAATGGAGGCGGTCATCTCCGGCATGGCGATGATCCAGGCAGGTATGGCAGATGTGATCCTTGCAGGTGGTGTGGAGCACATGTCCGGAGCACCCTACACCGTTCCTGGCGCAAGATGGGGCTGCCGGCTCCAGGATAGCGTATTTGTCGATTCCATGATCCACGCCCTTCACTGCGGATCACACATTATCCCTCACCCTGAAGACGGACCGGTAGACGCGGACGACCCCCCTTTAAGTTTTTTCAAGGGAAAGCCCTACATTATGGGACATACTGCTGAATTTATCGCCCAGCACATGGATATCTCCAGAGAAGAGATGGATGAAGTTGCCTTAAGGAGTCAGAACAGTGCGGAAAGGGCAACAAACGACGGTTCCTTCAGAGATGAAATAGTACCCATGGAAATCCCGGTAAAAAAGAAAGACCCCATCGTGTTTGACAAAGACGAACATTTCAGGCCGGGTTTAACCATGGCACAGCTTGCCAAGCTTCCGCCGGCCTTTCTGCCCAAAATCGGCAAGGTGACTGCAGGAAATTCCAGCGGTATCAATGACGGATCTGCGGGCATGGTAATCATGTCTGCGGAAAAGGCGAAATCTCTGGGAATTCATCCGCTGGCCAGAATAAAGGCGGTGGGAAGGGGTGCGTGCCATCCTTCAGTTATGGGGCTTTCTCCTGTGCCTGCGGTAAAGGATCTTTTTACCAGGAGCCGTTTAAAAATGGAAGATTTTGAACTCATAGAGCTCAATGAGGCCTTTGCTGCTCAATACATCGGCTGCGAAAGGGATCTCAACCTAAACAGAGAGATCACCAATGTAAACGGGTCCGGAATCGGTCTGGGCCATCCTGTGGGTGCAACAGGCGCCAGGATTATGGTGACTCTAATACATGCCATGAAAAAAAGAGGTAAAACTCTCGGTCTTGCCACCCTTTGCGGCGGCGGGGGTGTATCGATGGCTTGTGCATTAGAGATTGTATAA
- the ald gene encoding alanine dehydrogenase: MIVGILKEIKAEENRVSMTPAGAEVIKQNGHTVLVEKTAGMGSGYEDNAYLQIGAELIDTPEDIYKRADMVMHVKEPLPPEYDLIRENQIVFTYLHLAAAEELTHALIKSKSVNIAYETIQKEDGSLPLLTPMSEVAGRMAIQQGAKYLEMAHGGRGLLLGGVPGVNPGTVLVIGGGVVGTNAAKMACGIGAKVYILDFNLDRLRYLSDIMPANCFPLMSSPATIRKLVKESDVVVGAVLIPGAKAPRLITKEMLKTMKKGAVVVDVAIDQGGCFETSKATTHSDPIYTVDGIIHYCVANMPGAVPKTSTNALTNATLPYAVEIANKGWKKAIQENAEIKPGVNVAMGKVVYQGVADAFGLKCTPVDDLL; encoded by the coding sequence ATGATCGTAGGAATCTTAAAAGAAATCAAGGCTGAAGAAAACCGTGTCTCCATGACACCGGCAGGAGCGGAAGTGATAAAACAAAATGGGCATACGGTTTTGGTGGAAAAAACAGCAGGTATGGGAAGTGGTTATGAAGACAACGCATACCTCCAAATCGGAGCGGAGCTAATCGATACGCCGGAAGACATTTATAAGCGTGCCGATATGGTGATGCATGTTAAAGAACCCCTGCCTCCGGAGTATGATCTTATCAGAGAAAATCAGATCGTTTTTACCTATCTTCATCTGGCAGCAGCGGAAGAACTGACCCATGCGCTAATTAAGAGTAAAAGCGTCAATATTGCCTATGAAACCATACAGAAAGAAGACGGGTCCCTACCCCTGCTCACCCCCATGAGCGAAGTGGCCGGTCGTATGGCAATCCAGCAGGGAGCAAAGTACCTTGAAATGGCACATGGCGGGAGAGGCCTTCTCTTGGGCGGTGTTCCCGGAGTCAATCCAGGGACGGTATTGGTGATCGGCGGTGGAGTGGTCGGAACCAATGCCGCCAAGATGGCCTGCGGCATAGGTGCCAAGGTTTACATCCTCGACTTCAACCTTGACCGGTTGCGCTATCTTAGCGATATCATGCCGGCCAACTGTTTTCCTTTAATGTCAAGTCCGGCTACTATCCGAAAACTGGTTAAAGAATCCGACGTTGTGGTAGGTGCTGTCCTTATTCCAGGGGCAAAAGCGCCGAGACTGATCACCAAAGAAATGCTGAAAACCATGAAAAAGGGGGCTGTAGTCGTGGATGTGGCTATAGATCAGGGGGGATGCTTTGAAACATCAAAGGCAACCACGCACTCGGATCCGATCTATACGGTAGACGGCATTATTCACTATTGCGTTGCCAATATGCCGGGGGCGGTACCCAAAACATCCACCAATGCGCTGACAAATGCCACATTACCCTATGCCGTTGAAATAGCAAACAAGGGCTGGAAAAAAGCGATACAGGAAAATGCGGAGATCAAACCCGGCGTAAATGTTGCCATGGGTAAAGTGGTTTACCAAGGGGTTGCGGATGCATTTGGCCTTAAGTGTACTCCTGTTGATGATTTGTTATAG
- the alr gene encoding alanine racemase, whose product MESPIVWAEVDLNAIDHNVRELRRMTNPSARLMVAVKANAYGHGIIEVARQVLKNGADALGVARVGEGIRIREAGIDAPVLVFGYSPPSEAARLYEFDLIQTVYSYETARALSDTSSSQDIRNKIHLKVDTGMGRLGLLPDSRRAAPADSAVEEVKSIAGLSGLKLEGIFTHFATADWSDKSYAEQQFQIFVKFLDQLHQEGIKFSVRHAANSGAIIDMPQTHLDMVRAGISIYGLYPSDEIDKNRIKLLPAMSLKAKIIHLKKVPAGFMVSYGITHETKKPTTIATIPIGYGDGFSRLMSSNGHMLVHGQRAPIIGRVCMDLTMIDVGHIPEVEIEDEAVVFGRQGNAFISADEIASFTDTINYEVVTRISNRVPRMYLNR is encoded by the coding sequence TTGGAATCTCCCATTGTTTGGGCAGAAGTTGATCTGAATGCCATCGATCATAATGTACGTGAGCTAAGGCGTATGACCAACCCTTCCGCTCGCCTGATGGTTGCCGTAAAAGCGAATGCATACGGACATGGCATTATTGAAGTGGCCAGGCAGGTACTGAAAAATGGGGCAGATGCGCTTGGGGTGGCAAGAGTTGGCGAGGGAATTCGGATTAGAGAGGCCGGCATAGATGCCCCTGTTCTGGTTTTTGGATACTCGCCGCCATCTGAAGCAGCCAGGTTATATGAGTTTGACCTGATCCAGACCGTCTATTCCTATGAAACAGCTCGGGCACTTTCCGACACGTCCTCTTCTCAGGATATTAGAAACAAGATTCATCTTAAAGTGGATACCGGCATGGGAAGACTAGGACTCCTGCCGGACAGCCGTCGCGCCGCTCCTGCTGACAGCGCGGTTGAAGAGGTTAAATCCATCGCTGGGCTTTCCGGTCTTAAACTGGAAGGAATATTTACTCACTTTGCCACCGCCGACTGGTCCGACAAGTCATATGCTGAACAACAGTTTCAGATTTTTGTAAAATTTTTAGACCAGCTTCACCAGGAAGGAATAAAATTCAGTGTAAGACATGCAGCCAACAGCGGTGCGATTATAGACATGCCGCAAACCCATCTTGACATGGTGAGGGCGGGCATCTCCATTTATGGTCTCTATCCGTCTGATGAGATAGATAAAAACCGAATAAAACTTCTGCCCGCCATGTCTTTAAAAGCAAAGATTATTCACCTGAAGAAAGTACCTGCCGGCTTTATGGTCAGCTACGGCATTACCCATGAAACCAAAAAACCGACCACCATTGCCACCATACCCATCGGTTATGGGGACGGATTCAGCCGTCTGATGTCATCTAACGGTCATATGCTTGTACACGGGCAAAGGGCCCCCATTATTGGCCGCGTGTGCATGGACCTTACCATGATTGATGTCGGACATATCCCGGAAGTTGAAATCGAAGATGAGGCGGTTGTTTTCGGCCGACAGGGGAACGCATTTATTTCAGCCGATGAGATTGCAAGTTTTACTGACACCATCAACTATGAGGTGGTCACCCGGATATCGAATCGTGTACCAAGGATGTATTTGAATCGTTAA
- the miaA gene encoding tRNA (adenosine(37)-N6)-dimethylallyltransferase MiaA: protein MNSTEIKPEVIIICGPTGIGKTSVAIKIAREVNGEIVSADSMQIYNYMDIGTAKPTPEEQSQVRHHIIDIVDPDENFDAAKFTHRAHEKIAELHTRGIAPLVVGGTGLYIKALTHGLFDARTVDLNIRKRLNQEAAIFGTAFLHNRLAACDPDASDRIHPNDTYRIVRALEMVEATGKTISKHQQDHGFTDKRYRVIKIGLKTERKALYDRINQRVDAMIEKGLVDEVKDLLNRGYAENLKSMQSIGYRHMADFLKGRLSWDEALRTLKRDTRRYAKRQMTWFNADSEIVWKEPDQTEDITIRVKDFLQS from the coding sequence ATGAATTCAACCGAGATAAAACCAGAAGTGATTATTATATGTGGTCCCACGGGAATCGGTAAGACATCTGTTGCGATTAAAATTGCCCGGGAGGTGAACGGTGAAATAGTCAGCGCAGATTCAATGCAAATCTACAATTATATGGATATCGGTACCGCTAAACCAACTCCGGAGGAACAAAGTCAGGTTCGTCATCATATAATAGATATCGTTGATCCGGATGAAAATTTTGATGCGGCAAAATTCACCCACAGAGCCCATGAAAAGATAGCAGAACTACATACCCGTGGTATTGCCCCGCTGGTTGTCGGAGGTACCGGGCTATATATAAAGGCTCTCACCCATGGCCTTTTCGATGCCCGAACTGTGGACCTGAACATACGCAAAAGATTAAACCAAGAGGCTGCCATATTCGGAACCGCCTTCCTCCATAACAGGTTGGCCGCATGCGATCCGGATGCGTCGGATAGAATTCATCCCAATGACACATACAGAATAGTAAGGGCACTTGAAATGGTTGAAGCAACCGGGAAAACGATTTCAAAGCACCAGCAAGATCACGGTTTTACGGATAAACGATACCGGGTGATTAAAATCGGCTTGAAAACGGAAAGAAAGGCACTTTATGATCGAATAAACCAAAGAGTCGATGCAATGATAGAAAAAGGGCTTGTGGATGAGGTCAAGGATCTTCTCAACAGGGGCTATGCGGAAAACCTCAAATCCATGCAGTCCATCGGCTACAGACATATGGCAGACTTTCTCAAAGGACGTCTTTCGTGGGACGAGGCTTTAAGGACGCTGAAGAGAGACACAAGAAGATATGCGAAGCGCCAAATGACCTGGTTCAATGCAGATTCTGAGATTGTGTGGAAAGAACCGGATCAGACAGAAGATATCACAATAAGAGTGAAGGATTTTCTGCAATCATAA